One window of Streptococcus troglodytae genomic DNA carries:
- a CDS encoding DUF308 domain-containing protein, whose product MKWFTLISGVLTFLIGIWIFANPLVVTASIGWLLALIIFLVGITGFIDYMSKSREERTVWNLLQSVVSIIFGFILLTSSIFSLTTAVVAIAAYWVILIGILRLISGYRLRQMGFPQSNRFFWTGGFALLLGLILLGQPLLSSAIIGRFVALLLMATGISSFLVFCVYLDNKLYS is encoded by the coding sequence ATGAAATGGTTTACACTTATCTCAGGAGTCTTAACATTTTTAATCGGGATTTGGATTTTTGCTAATCCGCTTGTTGTCACTGCTTCAATTGGTTGGCTGCTAGCATTAATCATTTTTTTAGTTGGTATTACAGGGTTTATTGATTATATGTCTAAATCGCGTGAAGAAAGAACTGTCTGGAATCTTTTGCAAAGTGTTGTTTCTATTATTTTCGGGTTCATTCTTCTAACATCTTCCATCTTTTCATTGACAACAGCGGTTGTTGCTATTGCCGCCTATTGGGTTATCTTAATCGGTATTCTAAGACTTATTTCCGGCTACCGTTTGCGTCAGATGGGCTTTCCGCAAAGCAATCGGTTCTTTTGGACAGGTGGTTTTGCGCTTTTATTGGGACTTATTCTATTAGGACAGCCTCTCCTTTCTTCAGCTATTATCGGTCGCTTTGTGGCTCTTCTTTTGATGGCGACAGGTATTTCCAGCTTCCTTGTTTTTTGCGTTTACCTTGATAATAAGCTTTATTCGTAA
- the gdhA gene encoding NADP-specific glutamate dehydrogenase produces the protein MTIGKEYVASVFEKVKAQNAHEPEFLQAVEEVFESLVPVFDNYPKYIEENLLERLVEPERIVSFRVPWVDDKGQVQVNRGFRVQFSSAIGPYKGGLRFHPSVNQSIIKFLGFEQIFKNSLTGQPIGGGKGGSNFDPKGKSDNEIMRFCQSFMTELSKHIGADTDVPAGDIGVGGREIGYLYGQYKRLRNEYTGVLTGKGLTWGGSLARTEATGYGAVYFAEQMLKARGQDFAGKTAVVSGSGNVAIYATEKLQTLGAKVVAVSDSSGYVYDPDGIDVALLKELKEVQRARIVKYADARPNASFTPAGGDSIWTIKADLAFPCATQNELNEADAKTLVANGVIAVSEGANMPSTLEAIDVFLKAGVSFGPAKAANAGGVAVSALEMAQNSQRTPWTFEEVDSKLYDIMKGIYDNSAAAAKEFGQEGNLVVGANIAGFLKVADAMSAQGIV, from the coding sequence ATGACAATAGGTAAAGAGTATGTTGCTAGTGTTTTTGAAAAAGTTAAAGCACAAAATGCTCATGAACCAGAATTCTTACAAGCTGTAGAGGAAGTGTTTGAATCACTTGTCCCAGTGTTTGATAACTATCCAAAATATATTGAAGAAAATCTGCTGGAACGTTTAGTTGAACCAGAACGAATCGTCTCATTCCGTGTACCTTGGGTAGACGATAAAGGTCAAGTCCAAGTTAACCGCGGTTTCCGTGTGCAGTTCTCATCAGCAATTGGTCCTTATAAAGGTGGTCTTCGTTTCCACCCATCTGTAAACCAATCTATTATCAAATTCCTTGGTTTTGAACAAATCTTTAAAAATTCTCTTACTGGCCAACCAATCGGTGGTGGTAAAGGCGGTTCAAACTTTGATCCTAAAGGAAAGTCAGACAATGAGATCATGCGTTTCTGCCAAAGCTTCATGACTGAACTCAGCAAGCATATCGGTGCAGACACAGACGTGCCTGCTGGGGATATTGGTGTTGGCGGACGTGAAATTGGCTATCTCTACGGTCAATATAAACGCCTCCGCAATGAATACACAGGCGTCCTTACTGGTAAAGGTTTAACTTGGGGCGGTTCTCTTGCTCGTACAGAAGCAACTGGTTACGGTGCAGTTTACTTTGCAGAACAAATGTTGAAAGCGCGCGGTCAAGACTTTGCAGGAAAAACTGCTGTTGTTTCAGGTTCAGGAAATGTAGCTATTTATGCTACTGAAAAACTGCAGACACTTGGAGCTAAGGTTGTAGCTGTTTCCGATTCATCCGGTTATGTTTACGATCCAGATGGTATTGATGTTGCTCTTCTCAAAGAGCTTAAAGAAGTACAGCGTGCGCGTATCGTCAAATATGCTGATGCACGTCCAAATGCAAGCTTCACACCTGCAGGTGGTGATTCAATCTGGACAATCAAAGCAGATCTTGCTTTCCCATGTGCTACTCAAAATGAATTGAATGAAGCAGATGCTAAAACGCTTGTTGCTAATGGGGTTATCGCTGTTTCTGAAGGAGCTAACATGCCTTCAACTCTTGAAGCAATTGATGTCTTTCTTAAGGCTGGTGTTTCATTTGGTCCTGCCAAAGCGGCTAATGCTGGCGGTGTAGCTGTATCGGCTCTTGAAATGGCACAAAATAGCCAACGTACACCATGGACGTTCGAAGAAGTGGACAGTAAACTTTATGATATTATGAAGGGTATCTATGACAATTCTGCAGCAGCAGCCAAAGAATTCGGTCAAGAAGGCAATCTCGTAGTTGGTGCCAACATTGCTGGTTTCCTTAAAGTGGCTGATGCTATGTCAGCACAAGGAATTGTATAA
- the queF gene encoding preQ(1) synthase, giving the protein MSQEEIKDLTLLGNQKTNYNFDYDPNILEAFDNRHQDNDYFIKFNCPEFTSLCPITGQPDFATIYLSYIPDKKCVESKSLKLYLFSYRNHGDFHENCINTIGKDLVDLLQPRYLEVWGKFTPRGGISIDPYYNYGHPNTKYEEMAAYRLMNHDLYPETINNR; this is encoded by the coding sequence ATGTCACAAGAAGAAATAAAAGACTTAACTCTTTTGGGAAACCAAAAGACTAACTACAACTTTGATTATGATCCCAATATTTTGGAAGCTTTCGATAATCGCCATCAAGATAACGATTACTTCATCAAGTTTAACTGTCCAGAATTTACCTCTCTGTGTCCTATAACGGGACAGCCTGATTTTGCAACTATCTACCTCTCTTATATTCCAGATAAAAAATGCGTTGAATCCAAATCACTCAAACTTTATCTCTTTAGTTACCGTAACCATGGTGATTTTCATGAGAATTGCATTAATACGATTGGCAAAGATCTCGTTGATCTATTACAGCCTCGTTATCTAGAAGTATGGGGTAAATTTACACCGCGCGGCGGGATTTCTATCGATCCTTATTATAATTACGGACACCCAAATACCAAATATGAAGAAATGGCGGCTTATCGTCTGATGAACCATGATCTCTACCCAGAAACAATTAATAATCGTTAA
- the queE gene encoding 7-carboxy-7-deazaguanine synthase QueE, with protein sequence MKKQHLLKLPILEIFGPTFQGEGRAIGQKTMFVRTGGCDYHCDWCDSAFTWDGSEKPTMMTSDQIIEALDKLGTYDYVTLSGGNPCLLAANMAQLVSKLKKRQVTLAVETQGSRWQEWLKAIDQVTLSPKPPSSKMKVNLQTLDFIVSNLDPQKVTYKIPIFDEADLAFAQMIQERYQPDVLYLSVGNPEPKASGDIVQNQLKRLKKLWEHIAQDDSWGNVRVLPQLHTLVYDNKRGV encoded by the coding sequence ATGAAAAAACAGCATCTGTTAAAGTTACCCATTTTAGAAATTTTTGGGCCGACCTTCCAAGGAGAGGGCCGAGCTATTGGTCAAAAAACTATGTTTGTTCGTACAGGCGGCTGTGATTATCACTGCGATTGGTGTGACTCTGCTTTTACTTGGGACGGTTCTGAAAAGCCAACTATGATGACCAGTGACCAAATTATTGAAGCATTAGATAAACTTGGTACTTATGATTATGTGACACTCTCTGGTGGCAATCCTTGCCTTCTGGCTGCTAATATGGCCCAACTCGTTAGTAAACTCAAAAAAAGACAAGTCACTCTTGCGGTTGAGACCCAAGGTTCCCGTTGGCAGGAATGGCTGAAAGCCATTGATCAAGTAACTCTAAGCCCTAAACCGCCGTCCAGCAAAATGAAAGTAAACTTACAAACTCTTGATTTTATCGTATCAAATTTAGATCCACAAAAAGTAACTTACAAAATCCCTATCTTTGACGAGGCCGATTTAGCATTCGCCCAAATGATCCAAGAACGCTATCAGCCAGATGTCCTTTATCTGTCTGTTGGAAATCCAGAACCAAAAGCCAGTGGTGATATTGTCCAAAATCAGCTGAAACGCTTAAAAAAGTTATGGGAACACATTGCTCAAGATGATTCTTGGGGAAATGTTCGCGTCTTACCGCAATTGCATACACTTGTTTATGATAATAAACGTGGTGTCTAG